Proteins encoded in a region of the Elizabethkingia bruuniana genome:
- the hflX gene encoding GTPase HflX produces MLEKKEHQYEKAVLVGLITKDQDEEKLKEYMDELEFLAYTAGATVEKRFTQKMSQPDSKTFVGKGKAEEIRDYVKENEIGTVIFDDELSPSQLKNLERDIEVKILDRTNLILDIFAQRAQTSYARTQVELAQYEYLLPRLTRMWTHLERQRGGIGMRGPGETEIETDRRIIRDRISLLKDKLKTIDRQMATQRNNRGKMVRVALVGYTNVGKSTLMNSLSKSEVFAENKLFATLDTTVRKVVIGNLPFLLTDTVGFIRKLPTQLVESFKSTLDEVREADLLIHVVDISHESFEDHVNSVNEILQEIDAHKKPVLMVFNKIDDFSYEKKAEDDLTPATRKNVSLEEWKNTWMAKSKHPTVFISALTKENFPEMKKMIYDEVLKIHISRFPYNDFLFEYYDDEEVE; encoded by the coding sequence ATGCTAGAAAAAAAAGAACATCAGTATGAAAAGGCAGTCTTGGTAGGTCTTATTACCAAAGATCAGGATGAGGAAAAACTAAAAGAATATATGGACGAACTGGAGTTTCTTGCTTATACAGCAGGAGCTACAGTCGAAAAAAGATTTACTCAGAAAATGTCCCAACCGGACTCCAAAACATTTGTAGGAAAAGGTAAAGCTGAAGAAATACGAGACTATGTAAAGGAAAATGAGATAGGAACTGTTATTTTTGATGATGAACTTTCTCCTTCTCAGTTAAAGAATCTGGAAAGAGATATAGAAGTTAAGATTCTGGACAGGACCAATCTTATTCTGGATATTTTTGCTCAACGTGCTCAGACATCCTACGCAAGAACGCAGGTAGAACTTGCACAATACGAGTATCTATTACCACGTCTTACTAGGATGTGGACCCACTTGGAGCGTCAGCGTGGTGGTATCGGGATGAGAGGACCTGGTGAAACTGAGATTGAAACTGACCGTCGTATTATCCGTGACAGAATATCTTTATTAAAAGATAAACTGAAAACAATAGACCGTCAGATGGCAACCCAGAGAAATAACCGTGGAAAAATGGTTCGTGTTGCTCTGGTAGGTTATACCAATGTGGGGAAATCTACTCTGATGAATTCCTTATCTAAATCTGAAGTATTTGCAGAAAACAAGCTTTTTGCAACACTGGATACCACAGTAAGAAAAGTAGTAATAGGAAATCTTCCTTTCCTGTTAACAGATACTGTAGGATTCATTCGTAAGCTGCCGACACAGCTGGTAGAATCTTTCAAATCAACATTGGATGAGGTACGTGAGGCAGACTTATTGATTCACGTTGTAGATATTTCACATGAAAGCTTTGAAGACCACGTTAATTCAGTAAACGAAATTTTACAGGAAATAGATGCTCATAAGAAGCCTGTATTGATGGTGTTTAATAAAATTGATGACTTCAGCTATGAGAAAAAAGCGGAAGATGATCTGACACCAGCTACCCGGAAAAATGTTTCCTTGGAAGAATGGAAAAATACATGGATGGCAAAATCTAAACATCCTACCGTTTTCATTTCTGCTCTTACAAAGGAGAATTTCCCCGAGATGAAGAAAATGATTTATGATGAGGTACTGAAAATTCATATCTCAAGATTCCCATATAACGATTTCCTTTTCGAATACTATGACGATGAAGAAGTAGAATAA
- a CDS encoding DNA alkylation repair protein has product MKGKADHIGQQIEEALQMLSTPERAVQMPRYFKTGKGEYGEGDIFYGVSVPDQRSVAKEFYKEISLEELSEVLKSEVHEMRLTAILILVAKYEKAKSTTEKRKLADFYLDHLKYVNNWDIVDSSAHKILGDYAFHNSEEEILYRLSSDENMWKKRVAVVGSFWFIKNKHYELTQKLILNNLKHPHDLMHKANGWMLREIGKKDESVMLNFLNKHYKEMPRTSLRYAIERLDEDLRQDYLKGNI; this is encoded by the coding sequence ATGAAAGGAAAAGCGGATCATATAGGACAACAGATAGAAGAGGCTCTTCAAATGCTTTCTACACCAGAAAGAGCTGTTCAGATGCCGCGGTATTTCAAAACCGGTAAAGGAGAGTATGGAGAAGGAGATATATTCTATGGTGTTTCTGTTCCGGATCAGCGAAGTGTAGCGAAAGAATTTTATAAAGAGATTTCACTGGAAGAGCTTTCGGAGGTGTTGAAATCTGAGGTACACGAGATGCGTTTAACAGCAATCCTTATTCTGGTTGCCAAATATGAAAAGGCAAAAAGCACTACAGAAAAAAGAAAGTTGGCAGATTTTTATCTCGATCATCTTAAATATGTGAACAACTGGGATATTGTAGACTCTTCTGCACATAAAATATTGGGCGATTATGCTTTTCACAATAGCGAGGAGGAAATATTATACAGGCTTTCCTCGGATGAGAATATGTGGAAGAAGAGAGTAGCAGTTGTGGGTTCGTTCTGGTTTATAAAGAATAAACATTACGAGCTTACACAGAAGCTAATACTCAATAATCTGAAACATCCGCATGATTTGATGCATAAAGCTAATGGTTGGATGCTTCGGGAAATAGGGAAGAAGGATGAAAGTGTAATGTTGAATTTCCTCAACAAGCACTATAAAGAAATGCCGAGAACAAGCCTTCGCTATGCTATTGAAAGATTGGATGAAGATCTGAGGCAGGATTATCTTAAGGGGAATATTTAG
- a CDS encoding cation:proton antiporter yields the protein MELYYSFSALIVLASIFAYINYRFLKLPSTIGIMVIAIVVSTFLVIFGESVLPKTFVRLNRLMDSIDFTEVLMGAMLNFLLFAGGIHININDLKEQFRPVFIFSTVGVVISTFVVGFGVYYIFPLVGVHIPFLYCLVFGALISPTDPVAVLSILKQAKVSKSLETKVAGESLFNDGMAVVVFTVVLQLAVGKEVDLGIENISLLLLHEAGGGLLLGVLLGWVTSRLMREVDDYIISVLVTLSVVMGGYLIARQLHISGPLTMVAAGLFMGNFNVNFKMKSVTQDYLIKFWELIDEILNAVLFLFIGFELLMIKDLQNFVIPGIIAIAVVLLARVISIWGPTQFMSFRSRFSPQTIKVLIWGGIRGGVSIALAMSIPKNEYSTAILSITYFVVVFSIIVQGLTIGKVANPKKIANEEMEQEHISE from the coding sequence ATGGAGTTATATTATTCGTTTTCTGCACTCATAGTGCTGGCATCTATTTTTGCCTATATCAATTACCGATTTCTGAAACTTCCAAGTACAATTGGGATTATGGTTATTGCCATTGTTGTTTCTACATTTCTGGTAATATTCGGAGAGAGTGTACTGCCTAAAACATTTGTGAGGCTAAACCGCCTGATGGATAGTATTGATTTTACAGAGGTACTGATGGGTGCAATGCTTAACTTTTTATTATTTGCCGGAGGAATCCATATTAATATCAATGACCTCAAAGAACAGTTTCGACCTGTTTTTATATTTTCAACAGTAGGTGTGGTGATCTCCACCTTTGTGGTAGGTTTTGGAGTTTATTATATCTTTCCGCTTGTAGGGGTACATATTCCTTTCCTGTATTGCCTTGTATTTGGGGCCTTGATTTCACCAACTGATCCTGTGGCGGTACTCAGTATTCTGAAACAGGCAAAAGTGTCTAAATCGCTCGAAACAAAGGTTGCCGGAGAATCGTTATTTAATGATGGTATGGCTGTCGTTGTTTTTACAGTGGTACTGCAGTTGGCGGTGGGTAAAGAAGTGGATCTTGGAATAGAGAATATCTCTCTTTTATTACTGCATGAAGCCGGCGGCGGATTGTTACTCGGCGTTTTGTTAGGTTGGGTTACTTCCCGACTGATGAGAGAAGTAGACGATTACATTATATCGGTACTGGTTACACTGTCTGTAGTAATGGGAGGTTATCTTATTGCACGGCAATTACATATTTCAGGGCCATTAACGATGGTTGCTGCAGGTTTGTTCATGGGGAATTTCAATGTTAATTTCAAGATGAAATCTGTTACCCAGGATTACCTTATTAAATTCTGGGAGCTGATAGATGAAATTCTGAATGCCGTTTTGTTCCTTTTTATAGGTTTTGAACTTTTAATGATAAAGGATCTTCAGAACTTTGTAATCCCTGGAATTATAGCCATTGCCGTAGTATTGTTAGCCAGAGTTATTTCTATATGGGGGCCAACACAGTTTATGTCTTTCAGAAGCCGATTCAGTCCGCAAACGATTAAGGTTTTGATATGGGGTGGAATTCGGGGTGGAGTCTCCATTGCCTTGGCGATGTCTATTCCAAAGAACGAATACAGTACAGCTATTCTTAGTATTACTTACTTTGTTGTGGTATTTTCTATTATAGTTCAAGGACTTACTATTGGTAAGGTAGCCAATCCTAAGAAGATTGCAAACGAAGAGATGGAGCAGGAACATATTTCAGAATAA
- a CDS encoding META domain-containing protein, translated as MKRILAVIGFMLVTMCVTGCAVTQKEISTNLKRQWMLVSMKEFSKDELIHAKASVDLTTKEPGTVGYSAFMGCNNLRFQLNELNGNKLYVSGVSGTKMFCPNHLDLENQFIALFPTMKFYSVEGHFLTLRNRDGEEMKFVAADWD; from the coding sequence ATGAAAAGAATTTTAGCCGTTATTGGATTTATGCTGGTAACGATGTGTGTTACTGGGTGCGCAGTCACTCAGAAAGAAATAAGCACCAACCTTAAACGACAATGGATGCTTGTTTCTATGAAGGAATTTTCTAAGGATGAACTTATACATGCAAAAGCATCTGTAGATTTAACAACCAAAGAACCTGGTACTGTGGGTTACTCCGCTTTTATGGGGTGTAATAATCTAAGATTCCAATTGAATGAATTAAACGGGAATAAGCTGTATGTGTCCGGTGTTTCCGGAACAAAAATGTTTTGTCCAAATCACCTTGATTTAGAAAATCAGTTTATAGCTCTTTTTCCAACAATGAAGTTTTATAGTGTAGAAGGGCATTTTCTTACACTAAGAAACAGAGACGGAGAGGAAATGAAGTTTGTGGCAGCGGACTGGGATTAG